The following are from one region of the Cloacibacterium sp. TD35 genome:
- a CDS encoding polyketide cyclase — MRWYKFVIYISIFLFSVYAISMLFFEESKSFTVEKEINYPIEKVFPQFNNLQNFTQWNEFFLSKEDYTFAFYTPYEGQGSSLNYQSKKNQSDYGDFFIRYENPFSTLKYQLFEGKNDNPYSINVKFVPQGNKTKVIWFVHTPRLPFLKRSLNLLSEDFVAGNIDQSMANLSQLLSGKVDKEILLSKIKYDTLMVEKQDGQLLLGINVSTVNKKGDLIKNIELNHNKVISLVTRDLVKKEDEFGVPLLITEPGSYKEKEVSYFYGVPVKKREGLSDNNFNFRTLNASENYIMYYKGRYENRVKAIAQLLQKAQKDSMRNGQLQETFIEAPNAKKEVTIKISLPVYR; from the coding sequence ATGCGTTGGTATAAATTTGTAATTTATATAAGTATCTTTTTATTTTCGGTGTATGCCATTTCTATGCTTTTTTTTGAAGAAAGCAAAAGTTTTACTGTAGAAAAAGAAATTAATTATCCTATAGAAAAGGTTTTTCCGCAGTTTAACAATTTACAGAATTTCACCCAATGGAATGAATTTTTTCTTTCAAAAGAAGATTACACTTTCGCATTTTATACACCTTACGAAGGGCAAGGCTCTTCTTTGAATTATCAAAGCAAGAAAAATCAATCTGATTATGGAGATTTCTTTATCCGTTATGAGAATCCCTTTTCTACTCTTAAATATCAACTCTTCGAAGGAAAAAACGATAATCCATACAGCATTAATGTAAAATTTGTACCACAAGGAAACAAAACCAAGGTCATTTGGTTTGTTCACACCCCTAGATTGCCATTTTTGAAACGTTCGCTTAACTTACTTTCAGAAGATTTTGTAGCAGGAAATATAGACCAATCTATGGCAAATTTATCTCAACTGTTGAGTGGGAAAGTAGACAAAGAAATCTTACTTTCTAAAATTAAGTATGACACACTCATGGTCGAAAAGCAAGACGGCCAGTTACTTTTGGGGATTAATGTTTCTACAGTAAACAAAAAAGGGGATTTAATTAAAAATATAGAACTGAATCATAATAAAGTGATTAGTTTGGTAACCAGAGATTTAGTTAAAAAAGAAGATGAATTCGGTGTTCCACTTTTGATTACAGAGCCAGGAAGTTACAAAGAAAAAGAGGTTTCTTATTTCTATGGAGTTCCCGTGAAAAAAAGAGAAGGACTGTCTGATAATAATTTCAACTTTCGTACATTGAATGCCTCAGAAAACTACATCATGTATTATAAAGGCAGATATGAAAATAGAGTAAAAGCCATTGCTCAACTCTTGCAAAAAGCTCAAAAAGACAGCATGAGAAATGGTCAGTTGCAAGAAACTTTCATAGAAGCTCCGAATGCAAAAAAGGAAGTCACCATAAAAATTTCTTTACCAGTCTACAGATAG